Proteins found in one Selenomonas ruminantium subsp. lactilytica TAM6421 genomic segment:
- a CDS encoding recombinase family protein, which produces MFYGYARVSTRGQVKGNSLAEQRQQLMDRGCDEVIEEQYTGTTTERPQLDALLARLNIGDTLMVTKLDRLARSATEGATLIKELTDKGIRVNILNMGEVDERPQGRLMLHILLAFAEFERDMIVERTQAGKAIARTKAGFREGRPPIDKARKEAAVDMILKGEKSYKEAAAAVGISKSTLIRAVRAKKAEVSAAPDSFYSDSNIRYLERKLEDYKAGKTKLAEHELIEE; this is translated from the coding sequence ATGTTTTATGGATATGCTCGGGTTTCTACTCGGGGCCAGGTAAAGGGGAACAGTCTTGCAGAACAACGGCAGCAGCTTATGGATAGAGGCTGTGATGAAGTCATAGAGGAACAATACACAGGGACAACTACGGAGCGGCCACAGCTGGATGCACTGCTGGCACGGCTCAATATCGGTGATACACTGATGGTTACAAAGCTGGATAGGTTGGCAAGGTCTGCCACAGAAGGAGCCACGCTTATCAAGGAACTTACAGACAAGGGTATCCGTGTCAATATCCTCAATATGGGGGAGGTAGATGAGCGGCCACAAGGCAGGCTCATGCTTCACATATTACTGGCCTTTGCAGAGTTTGAAAGGGACATGATTGTAGAGCGGACACAGGCAGGGAAAGCCATTGCTAGAACCAAGGCAGGGTTTAGAGAAGGCAGGCCACCAATTGACAAAGCTAGGAAGGAGGCTGCGGTCGATATGATTCTCAAGGGTGAGAAATCATATAAGGAGGCCGCTGCTGCGGTTGGTATAAGTAAAAGTACTTTAATAAGAGCTGTAAGAGCAAAGAAAGCTGAAGTGTCTGCTGCTCCCGACTCGTTTTATTCTGATAGCAATATCCGTTATCTGGAGCGCAAGTTGGAAGATTATAAGGCTGGCAAGACGAAGTTGGCAGAACATGAGCTGATAGAAGAATGA
- a CDS encoding helix-turn-helix domain-containing protein, translating to MGKKIVLTPSIQRILQRMGEQIKLARLRRNISMEIVAERSGLGRTTVWAIEKGSPSVSMGAYAKVLHAIEGMDKDLLLICKDDAKGRLIQDLNLTVARRAPKRKKDE from the coding sequence ATGGGCAAAAAGATAGTCCTTACACCAAGCATCCAAAGAATCCTTCAGCGTATGGGAGAGCAAATCAAACTGGCCCGCCTACGCCGTAATATATCTATGGAAATAGTTGCCGAACGTTCCGGTTTGGGCAGGACAACCGTTTGGGCCATCGAAAAAGGCAGCCCTTCTGTTTCCATGGGAGCCTACGCAAAGGTCCTACATGCTATTGAAGGAATGGATAAAGACTTGCTGCTGATTTGCAAGGACGATGCTAAAGGCCGCTTGATACAAGACTTAAACTTAACTGTTGCCCGTAGGGCACCAAAGAGGAAGAAAGATGAATAA